In one window of Candidatus Scalindua sp. DNA:
- a CDS encoding TolC family protein, whose translation MKILSSSTFILAVCYFTICSNKALLVSHAQESNTKTEYLTLEDAVEIAINNNPLIKSKKHTMGTYEGRIKQAGLLPNPKILFFTQEIQTNDVGFDQSQNSVDVIQKLETGGKRKLRVRAAEKEKKVMEFDLLTTIADITANVKKSFFNVLTKQDELKFAEETLVIAKSLMSIASERFESGDIAKIEVIKAKIELSNAKMRVQDVERKHLNSVKMLKTVMGVPNIVLHNLSPISTADTPSLNMDKLNDLLLNRHPALKARKKAVDLSLIKITEAKRMAIPDINATIGYKRLTEIDVNTIQAGIEFPLPIFNRNQGKIIEARAFSFKAKDDVEVVRNQLLLQLNNAFNLYISTREQVSFYEDSILPQAEESLKIARQGYKQGEFDYLEVLDAQRTLANTRISYLKISNEFFSSITEIEKLVGVKISDIK comes from the coding sequence ATGAAAATTTTATCTAGTAGCACATTTATTCTCGCAGTCTGTTATTTTACGATATGTTCCAATAAGGCCCTGTTGGTGTCTCATGCACAGGAATCAAATACAAAGACTGAATATCTGACACTGGAAGATGCTGTTGAGATTGCCATTAATAATAATCCCTTAATAAAGTCTAAAAAACATACTATGGGTACTTATGAAGGGAGAATAAAACAGGCAGGTCTGCTGCCAAACCCTAAGATTTTATTCTTCACACAGGAAATACAAACTAATGATGTAGGTTTTGATCAGAGTCAGAACTCTGTTGACGTAATCCAGAAACTAGAGACAGGAGGAAAGAGAAAACTGAGAGTTAGAGCAGCCGAAAAAGAAAAAAAGGTAATGGAATTTGATCTTCTCACTACAATAGCTGATATTACGGCAAACGTCAAAAAATCTTTCTTCAACGTGCTTACCAAACAGGATGAATTGAAATTTGCAGAAGAAACCTTGGTGATTGCTAAGAGTTTGATGTCTATTGCAAGTGAAAGATTTGAATCTGGAGACATAGCAAAGATTGAAGTTATCAAAGCTAAAATAGAATTGTCCAATGCTAAAATGAGGGTACAGGATGTTGAAAGGAAACATCTTAATTCGGTAAAAATGCTCAAGACAGTCATGGGTGTACCAAACATTGTATTGCATAACCTGTCACCAATCTCAACTGCTGATACACCGTCACTAAATATGGACAAACTAAATGATCTGCTTTTAAACCGCCATCCCGCACTGAAAGCCCGGAAGAAAGCTGTGGATCTCTCACTCATAAAGATTACCGAGGCAAAGAGAATGGCCATCCCTGACATTAACGCGACTATTGGATACAAGAGGCTGACTGAAATAGACGTCAATACTATTCAGGCAGGAATAGAGTTTCCGTTACCAATTTTCAACAGAAATCAGGGCAAGATCATTGAAGCCAGGGCATTTTCATTTAAGGCAAAAGACGATGTAGAGGTTGTCAGGAATCAATTACTACTTCAGTTGAACAATGCATTTAATTTATATATTTCTACCCGTGAACAGGTTAGTTTCTACGAAGACAGCATACTGCCACAGGCAGAAGAATCCCTGAAGATTGCAAGACAGGGATATAAGCAAGGTGAATTTGATTATCTTGAGGTCCTGGATGCCCAACGAACGTTAGCAAACACAAGGATTTCATATTTGAAGATTTCAAATGAGTTTTTTTCTTCGATAACGGAAATAGAAAAGCTTGTTGGAGTGAAGATCTCTGATATTAAATAA
- a CDS encoding efflux RND transporter periplasmic adaptor subunit: protein MTGASLFYQLCRVKHLYFRKQIFDHVKSSVVNNAVILFVTVAGLLGSCNSDIHKHANTENGYPHADEIHTGGAVEPLSYTLYTDKAELFVEFKPLIAGEVSKLAAHFTQLGENFKAVTDGLVTVSLIGSKEQLIDKAEQPSSPGIFRLALKPEIPGTYQLIFDIQAREFSDTITIDDMTVYPDTKTVLANEREQTTGEEIVYTKEQAWRVEFANREVQRQPFTEIIKTTGQIVPAHGDETTITATSKGIITFENTKILSGSAVNEGETIFIISGAGLTEGNLDAKYKEAENNYEKSKIDFERAEGLVKNNIISQKHFQEIELRYKNAQSTFHTIERNYTAGGHQITSPVDGFIKNVMVREGEYVEIGQSIASISQNRKLILKAEVPQRYFSKLKSISSANFITAYDSKVYSTDSLNGRLISYGKSVESNAYYIPVNFEISNNGEIIPGSFVEVMLKTNVIKEALVIPYSALLEEQGNYFAYVQTSGERFQKRELKIGASDGMNVQVSAGIKEGERVVMKGGYQIKLATMSGKMPAHGHEH, encoded by the coding sequence ATGACAGGAGCATCTCTCTTTTATCAGCTCTGTAGAGTTAAACATTTGTATTTTCGTAAGCAAATTTTTGATCATGTAAAATCATCCGTGGTGAACAACGCAGTTATTTTATTCGTCACCGTTGCAGGTTTATTAGGAAGTTGTAACAGTGACATCCATAAACACGCTAATACCGAAAACGGGTATCCACACGCAGATGAAATACATACCGGTGGAGCGGTCGAACCTCTTTCCTACACCCTTTACACGGATAAAGCAGAACTGTTTGTAGAGTTTAAACCTTTGATTGCAGGAGAAGTCTCAAAATTAGCTGCCCATTTTACCCAATTAGGAGAAAACTTCAAAGCCGTTACCGATGGCTTGGTAACGGTAAGCCTGATCGGAAGCAAGGAACAATTAATTGATAAAGCCGAACAACCATCATCTCCAGGGATATTTCGACTGGCTTTAAAACCAGAAATACCTGGTACCTATCAGTTGATTTTCGACATTCAGGCCAGAGAATTCTCTGACACAATCACGATAGATGACATGACTGTGTATCCTGACACAAAAACTGTTTTGGCAAATGAACGAGAACAAACAACCGGTGAAGAAATTGTTTATACAAAGGAACAGGCATGGAGGGTAGAGTTTGCCAACAGGGAAGTACAAAGACAGCCCTTTACTGAAATCATAAAAACTACGGGACAAATCGTACCTGCCCATGGAGACGAGACAACCATAACAGCAACAAGCAAAGGCATCATAACATTTGAAAACACTAAAATACTGTCCGGCTCTGCGGTAAATGAAGGCGAAACCATATTTATAATATCAGGAGCCGGCCTGACAGAAGGCAATCTGGACGCAAAATACAAAGAAGCAGAAAACAACTATGAAAAAAGCAAAATAGATTTTGAAAGAGCCGAAGGTCTGGTAAAAAATAATATCATTTCACAGAAACATTTCCAGGAAATAGAACTTCGATACAAAAACGCTCAATCAACTTTTCATACTATTGAAAGAAATTATACTGCCGGTGGGCACCAAATCACATCACCAGTTGACGGGTTTATAAAAAATGTGATGGTACGAGAAGGAGAGTATGTTGAAATCGGCCAGTCGATCGCCAGCATCTCCCAAAACCGTAAACTCATCCTAAAAGCCGAAGTGCCTCAAAGGTATTTCTCAAAACTCAAGAGCATATCATCGGCGAATTTCATAACCGCTTACGACAGTAAAGTATACAGCACTGACAGCTTGAATGGCAGGCTCATCTCATATGGAAAAAGCGTAGAAAGTAACGCCTATTATATTCCGGTAAATTTTGAGATCAGTAATAATGGAGAAATCATTCCCGGTTCTTTTGTAGAAGTGATGCTAAAAACAAACGTTATTAAAGAAGCTTTGGTAATACCGTACTCGGCACTTCTGGAAGAACAGGGCAATTATTTCGCCTATGTGCAGACATCAGGCGAAAGGTTCCAGAAGCGTGAATTAAAAATCGGCGCCAGTGATGGTATGAATGTACAGGTATCAGCAGGTATAAAGGAAGGTGAAAGAGTTGTCATGAAAGGTGGCTACCAGATAAAACTGGCAACAATGTCAGGTAAAATGCCTGCTCACGGGCACGAACATTAA
- a CDS encoding four helix bundle protein, whose amino-acid sequence MHFKLRITTIKKDNIILEKSFDFALSIIELYKNMTEQKEYILSKQILRSGTSCKEMLNFRFCILN is encoded by the coding sequence TTGCATTTTAAATTAAGGATAACAACAATCAAAAAAGACAATATCATACTTGAGAAATCCTTTGATTTTGCTTTAAGCATTATTGAGCTGTATAAGAATATGACTGAACAAAAGGAATATATTCTGTCGAAACAGATTCTCCGAAGTGGAACGAGCTGTAAGGAAATGTTAAATTTTAGATTTTGCATTTTAAATTAA
- a CDS encoding four helix bundle protein encodes MHFKLRIITIKKDNIILEKSFDFALSIIELYKNMTEQKEYILSKQILRSGTSIGANVEEAIAAHSRKDFAAKMIIASKEARETRYWLRLLQKSQLVKLEFTIQLNDIETIINIITAIVKTTQSNSK; translated from the coding sequence TTGCATTTTAAATTAAGGATAATAACAATCAAAAAGGACAATATCATACTTGAGAAATCCTTTGATTTTGCTTTAAGCATTATTGAGCTGTATAAGAATATGACTGAACAAAAAGAATATATTCTGTCGAAACAAATTCTCCGAAGTGGAACGAGCATTGGGGCAAATGTTGAGGAGGCTATTGCTGCGCATTCCAGAAAAGATTTTGCAGCTAAAATGATAATTGCCTCCAAAGAAGCAAGAGAAACTCGCTATTGGTTAAGGTTACTCCAAAAGAGCCAGCTGGTCAAATTAGAATTTACAATTCAATTAAATGATATTGAAACTATAATCAACATTATTACCGCTATTGTTAAAACTACTCAATCAAATTCTAAATAA
- a CDS encoding efflux RND transporter permease subunit, translating into MLNNIIQYALHNRLMIIAASVLLLTAGIYTASRMEIDVFPDLTAPTVVVLTEAHGMAPEEVEKLVTFQIETTVNGATNVRRVRSSSAAGISIVWIEFEWGTDIFKARQIVSEKLSIIAEKLPLGVGNPTLAPQSSIMGEIMLIGLSSDSATPMDLRTIADWNIRPRLLATGGVSQVIVIGGEYKQYQILASPQKMNYYKISLNDLLKASKESNLNASGGFMNEFGNEYIIRGIGRTNKVEEIGNAVIRVVNNVPIKIEDVAEVTIGGAVPKIGDGSLNASPAIIMTVAKQPGTNTLELTEKIDSAIIEITKTLPSDIEINTNIFRQADFIQASISNIQKALIEGSIFVVIIMFLFLMNFRTTIISLVAIPLSLIVSIITLKLLGLTINTMSLGGMAIAIGSLVDDAVIDVENVFKRLKENAQKNSEARESTLVVVYDASKEIRSSIFKATLIIIVAFLPLFFLSGMEGRMLRPLGISFIVSLSASLIVALTLTPVLCSFMLTNDKMLLKQAKGSWLERRLNRYYRSALEKVMKIKKTVLGLSIVLFIAACFLLFGLGRSFLPEFNEGTLTINTVSMPGISLEESNKIGNRIENILLSIPEISITSRRTGRAELDEHAQGVNAAEIDAPFVLAERSKEEFMREVRRKLSKVSEADITIGQPIGHRIDHMLSGTRASIAIKLFGTDLYTMFTLANQIERSIEGIEGLVDISVEQQIEIPQLQIKARRNMLAKYGISIGQFTEFIDVAFAGEKVSQVFESNKSFDLVLRFNEENRGKIENIRTVLIDTNIKPSQQSRIQNLNLKIPLHYVADIVSTTGPSTINRENVQRKIVVSANVSGRDLKSVVNQIKETIDDTIQLPENYRIQYGGQFESEAKASKILFLSSLMALLIIVILLYQEFKDITVTGIIFLNLPLALIGGVLSIWFTSGVISVPSIIGFITLFGIATRNGILLVSRYQALQSQGIALHETVIKGSLDRLNPILMTALTTALALIPLAITGDLPGNEIQSPMAKVILGGLLSSTLLNLFIVPVVFYLTHVKKVK; encoded by the coding sequence ATGTTAAATAACATTATACAATACGCCCTGCATAATCGCCTGATGATTATCGCGGCATCGGTGCTGCTTTTAACGGCAGGCATCTACACAGCTTCCAGAATGGAAATTGATGTGTTTCCCGATCTGACCGCACCGACGGTAGTAGTGTTAACCGAAGCGCATGGAATGGCCCCGGAAGAAGTCGAAAAACTGGTAACTTTTCAGATTGAAACGACTGTCAATGGCGCCACCAATGTACGCCGGGTACGCTCATCATCAGCGGCAGGCATATCAATTGTCTGGATAGAGTTTGAGTGGGGAACCGATATTTTCAAGGCCAGGCAAATAGTCAGCGAAAAACTGTCAATCATTGCCGAAAAACTGCCGCTGGGAGTAGGGAACCCCACACTTGCTCCTCAATCATCCATCATGGGTGAAATCATGCTTATCGGTTTATCATCAGACAGCGCAACCCCAATGGATTTAAGAACCATTGCCGACTGGAATATCCGGCCAAGGTTATTGGCAACAGGAGGGGTGTCTCAGGTCATTGTAATTGGAGGAGAATACAAGCAATACCAGATACTCGCGTCACCTCAAAAAATGAACTATTACAAAATTTCGCTAAATGACTTGTTGAAAGCAAGTAAAGAAAGCAATCTTAATGCTTCGGGCGGTTTTATGAATGAATTTGGCAACGAATACATCATAAGGGGCATAGGAAGAACAAACAAGGTGGAAGAAATAGGCAATGCCGTAATCAGGGTTGTCAATAATGTTCCGATAAAAATAGAGGATGTTGCAGAGGTTACAATTGGTGGAGCAGTCCCTAAAATCGGAGACGGTTCACTCAATGCAAGCCCGGCAATTATTATGACCGTAGCAAAACAGCCGGGAACCAATACCCTGGAACTCACAGAAAAAATAGACAGTGCCATCATAGAGATTACCAAAACGCTACCATCCGACATTGAAATCAACACCAATATATTTCGTCAGGCAGATTTTATTCAAGCCTCCATAAGCAATATTCAAAAAGCGCTCATTGAAGGTTCCATCTTTGTAGTTATCATTATGTTCCTGTTCCTGATGAACTTTCGAACTACTATTATTTCCCTTGTTGCCATCCCCCTTTCACTTATCGTTTCCATCATTACCCTTAAATTATTGGGATTAACCATCAATACCATGTCCCTCGGCGGAATGGCAATTGCCATTGGCTCTCTGGTAGATGATGCGGTTATTGATGTGGAAAACGTCTTTAAACGTCTAAAGGAAAATGCACAAAAAAACAGTGAAGCGAGAGAAAGTACTCTTGTTGTAGTGTATGATGCCTCAAAAGAGATCCGTTCATCAATATTTAAGGCAACCCTTATCATCATCGTAGCCTTTCTCCCCCTGTTTTTCCTCAGCGGAATGGAGGGTAGAATGCTGAGGCCTCTTGGAATCTCCTTTATCGTTTCCCTGTCTGCATCTTTGATTGTAGCATTAACACTTACCCCTGTGCTGTGCAGTTTCATGCTTACCAATGATAAAATGCTTTTGAAACAGGCAAAAGGAAGTTGGCTGGAAAGACGGCTTAACCGATATTATCGTTCTGCATTAGAAAAAGTAATGAAAATCAAAAAGACAGTCCTTGGATTATCGATCGTGTTGTTCATTGCAGCGTGTTTTCTACTGTTTGGTTTGGGGAGAAGTTTCTTGCCTGAATTTAACGAAGGAACCTTGACAATAAACACGGTAAGTATGCCGGGCATATCACTCGAAGAATCAAACAAGATTGGAAACAGGATTGAAAATATCCTGCTTTCAATTCCGGAAATCTCAATTACTTCACGCAGGACAGGAAGAGCCGAATTAGACGAACATGCTCAAGGGGTAAATGCCGCAGAAATTGATGCCCCTTTTGTTTTGGCAGAAAGAAGCAAGGAAGAATTCATGAGGGAAGTTCGGAGAAAACTAAGCAAAGTTTCTGAAGCTGATATCACCATCGGGCAGCCCATAGGACACCGTATTGACCATATGCTTTCAGGTACAAGAGCCAGCATAGCCATTAAACTTTTTGGAACAGACTTGTACACAATGTTTACTCTGGCCAACCAAATAGAGCGCAGCATTGAAGGTATAGAAGGACTTGTAGATATCAGTGTGGAGCAACAGATTGAAATTCCTCAATTGCAGATAAAAGCAAGACGGAATATGCTTGCCAAATATGGTATTTCTATAGGTCAATTTACCGAATTTATTGATGTTGCCTTTGCAGGTGAAAAAGTATCTCAGGTTTTTGAAAGCAACAAAAGTTTTGACCTGGTATTGCGGTTTAATGAAGAAAACAGGGGAAAAATAGAAAATATCCGCACCGTTTTAATTGATACCAATATAAAACCAAGTCAACAATCCAGAATTCAAAATCTAAATTTGAAAATTCCTCTGCATTATGTGGCCGATATTGTTTCAACAACAGGCCCCAGCACTATTAACCGGGAAAATGTACAGCGGAAAATTGTTGTTTCAGCCAATGTGTCCGGGCGTGATTTAAAGAGCGTAGTAAACCAGATTAAAGAGACAATAGATGATACTATTCAGTTACCGGAAAACTACCGTATTCAATATGGCGGCCAATTTGAAAGCGAAGCTAAGGCTTCGAAAATATTATTCCTTTCCTCTCTCATGGCTCTGCTCATTATAGTAATTTTGCTTTACCAGGAATTTAAAGATATCACGGTTACGGGAATAATTTTTCTCAATTTACCTCTGGCGCTGATAGGCGGAGTCTTAAGTATCTGGTTTACATCAGGAGTCATAAGCGTACCTTCTATCATTGGATTCATTACCCTGTTTGGAATAGCTACACGTAACGGGATATTATTGGTTTCACGTTATCAGGCCCTGCAAAGCCAGGGTATTGCTTTGCATGAAACTGTTATTAAGGGCTCTCTAGACAGGCTGAACCCGATCCTGATGACTGCTTTAACTACCGCTTTGGCATTAATTCCACTGGCAATAACAGGTGACTTGCCGGGAAATGAAATACAGAGTCCAATGGCAAAAGTGATATTGGGAGGCTTGCTCAGTTCTACCCTTTTAAATTTATTCATCGTTCCGGTTGTTTTCTACCTGACACATGTTAAAAAAGTAAAATAA
- a CDS encoding YHS domain-containing protein, with protein sequence MKKIFTPGLIFILLLGLSITYAENLTLAGEGGKVTDRVCTMQIDKDNAETLTKEGYTYYFCSSNCKTTFAKNPDKYACICPQLHEKRDCGHCAGKGVPCECAEAQAVSH encoded by the coding sequence ATGAAAAAGATTTTTACACCTGGACTTATTTTTATCCTTTTACTTGGTTTATCAATTACTTATGCAGAGAACCTGACACTCGCAGGTGAAGGCGGAAAGGTAACAGACCGTGTCTGCACGATGCAGATTGATAAGGATAATGCAGAGACATTGACTAAGGAGGGATATACGTATTATTTTTGTTCTAGCAACTGTAAAACCACCTTTGCAAAGAATCCGGACAAGTATGCATGTATATGCCCACAACTTCATGAAAAACGTGACTGTGGTCACTGTGCGGGAAAAGGTGTTCCATGCGAATGTGCAGAAGCCCAAGCAGTATCTCATTGA
- a CDS encoding heavy metal translocating P-type ATPase → MRKKNYKQYSRETAGSGIETTDPVCGMKVAKDSNYHARHAEKLYTFCSENCQQKFKTDPDHYLRAEGYTRKEMEDTSTIIDSRKSANVVEYTCPMHPEISQSRPGICPKCGMALELASIPAPAIQTAYVCPMHPEIVQNATGVCPKCGMILESRTVTAEEDEENPEFRDMKRRFIFAGIFTFPLLLVSMGDMLPGEPVSRLLSTQWRVLIELALTTPVCTWSAWPFYVRAIQSIFNKNLNMYTLIGMGVSVAYIYSVVAALFPNIFPASFRSESGGVAVYFEASGMIVTLILLGQVLELRARSKTGAAIKKLLGLTPKTARMIRDDGTEEDIPLETVQVGNRIRVRPGEKIPVDGAVLEGKSYVDESMVTGEPIPVTKEPGDPVIGATINGTGSLVMRAEKVGSDTMLSRIVAMVRAAQRSRAPIQKLADIVAGYFVPAVLAVSIVTFAVWAIAGPDPRMAHAIINAVAVLIIACPCALGLATPMSIMVATGKGAAFGVLFKNAEAIEVMRKVNTLVVDKTGTLTEGKPGLVAVMACADFDENELLRLAASLERGSEHPLATAIVSGAEERKVKLANAESFESITGKGVKGIVDGLPVALGNHSLMEDLGVEFGDFDSQAGSLRSQGQTVMYIAVDSKPAGLVSVADLIKENTVEAVQKLHDEGLEIVMLTGDNYATAKAIAAKLGIDKVIAEVMPDQKADEIKRLQSEGFIVAMAGDGINDAPALAQAQVGIAMGTGTDVAMESAGVTLVKGDLRGIVRARQLSRATMGNIKQNLFFAFIYNALGIPIAAGALYPVFGLLLSPMIAAAAMSFSSVSVISNSLRLRRVKLV, encoded by the coding sequence ATGAGAAAAAAAAATTACAAGCAATATTCACGTGAAACAGCCGGAAGTGGAATTGAGACGACAGACCCTGTATGTGGTATGAAGGTTGCCAAAGATTCAAACTATCATGCCAGGCATGCAGAAAAATTGTATACCTTTTGCAGTGAAAACTGTCAGCAGAAATTTAAGACCGATCCGGATCATTATCTCCGGGCAGAAGGTTATACCAGGAAGGAAATGGAAGACACATCAACCATAATTGATAGCCGGAAATCTGCGAATGTAGTGGAATACACTTGCCCGATGCACCCGGAAATCAGTCAATCAAGGCCCGGAATCTGTCCCAAGTGCGGTATGGCGCTTGAGCTTGCAAGCATTCCTGCCCCCGCCATACAAACAGCATATGTTTGTCCCATGCATCCTGAAATAGTACAAAACGCAACGGGCGTATGCCCAAAGTGTGGTATGATTCTTGAATCCAGGACAGTTACAGCAGAAGAGGATGAGGAGAACCCTGAGTTTCGTGACATGAAAAGAAGGTTCATCTTTGCCGGTATATTTACTTTTCCGCTTCTCTTAGTTTCGATGGGAGACATGCTTCCTGGTGAACCTGTCTCAAGATTGCTATCTACTCAGTGGCGAGTACTGATAGAGTTGGCCCTGACCACTCCTGTTTGCACATGGTCTGCATGGCCATTCTATGTACGAGCCATTCAGTCAATTTTCAACAAGAACCTCAATATGTACACACTAATCGGAATGGGTGTGAGTGTCGCTTACATCTACAGCGTTGTGGCAGCGCTGTTTCCCAACATCTTTCCAGCATCTTTTCGAAGCGAGTCTGGTGGAGTGGCGGTCTACTTCGAGGCTTCCGGAATGATCGTAACCTTGATCCTGCTCGGCCAGGTGCTTGAACTGCGTGCCAGGAGTAAGACGGGGGCCGCTATCAAGAAACTCCTGGGACTGACCCCCAAGACTGCCCGGATGATTCGTGACGATGGCACAGAGGAGGATATCCCTCTTGAAACGGTGCAGGTAGGCAACCGGATTCGTGTGCGTCCGGGAGAAAAAATACCGGTTGATGGTGCTGTCCTTGAGGGTAAAAGTTATGTGGATGAATCGATGGTGACAGGCGAGCCTATTCCCGTCACCAAAGAGCCTGGTGACCCTGTTATTGGTGCAACGATCAATGGGACAGGATCGTTGGTCATGCGGGCTGAAAAGGTGGGTTCGGATACAATGCTCTCACGTATTGTGGCAATGGTCAGAGCTGCGCAGCGCAGCCGAGCGCCTATACAGAAACTTGCTGATATTGTTGCAGGCTATTTCGTGCCTGCTGTTCTTGCTGTTTCGATTGTTACCTTTGCTGTCTGGGCAATAGCCGGGCCCGATCCACGAATGGCACATGCTATTATCAATGCTGTTGCCGTGTTGATTATTGCCTGTCCCTGTGCCCTCGGCCTGGCAACGCCTATGTCAATCATGGTGGCGACTGGAAAAGGTGCAGCCTTCGGGGTGTTGTTCAAAAATGCTGAAGCAATCGAAGTCATGCGGAAGGTTAATACCCTGGTTGTGGATAAAACCGGCACACTTACAGAAGGAAAGCCAGGGCTCGTTGCAGTTATGGCATGCGCCGACTTTGATGAAAATGAGCTGTTACGTCTTGCCGCAAGTCTTGAACGTGGCAGCGAACATCCCCTGGCAACCGCCATTGTTTCGGGAGCGGAAGAGCGTAAAGTCAAGCTTGCAAACGCTGAATCTTTCGAGTCTATCACGGGAAAAGGAGTCAAGGGTATTGTTGATGGATTACCAGTTGCTCTCGGCAACCATTCCCTGATGGAAGATCTTGGTGTCGAATTCGGTGACTTTGATTCTCAAGCAGGGTCATTGCGCTCCCAGGGTCAAACCGTAATGTACATTGCGGTGGATAGTAAACCGGCGGGTCTTGTCAGCGTAGCTGATCTTATTAAAGAAAATACCGTTGAGGCTGTTCAGAAACTGCACGATGAAGGTTTGGAAATTGTCATGCTGACCGGTGACAACTATGCCACCGCAAAGGCCATAGCGGCGAAGCTCGGCATAGACAAGGTTATCGCTGAAGTGATGCCCGACCAGAAGGCTGATGAAATCAAACGGCTTCAAAGTGAGGGGTTTATCGTCGCTATGGCCGGTGACGGCATCAATGATGCTCCGGCACTTGCACAGGCACAGGTTGGCATCGCAATGGGCACGGGAACAGATGTTGCCATGGAGAGCGCAGGCGTAACCCTGGTTAAGGGTGACTTGCGTGGGATCGTTCGGGCCAGGCAGCTCAGCCGCGCTACCATGGGAAATATTAAACAGAACCTGTTCTTTGCCTTTATCTATAATGCGCTTGGTATTCCGATTGCCGCGGGCGCTCTCTATCCGGTGTTTGGGTTGTTGCTCAGCCCGATGATAGCAGCGGCCGCCATGAGTTTCAGCTCGGTCTCGGTGATATCCAACTCGTTAAGGCTCAGACGGGTAAAACTTGTATAA
- a CDS encoding TolC family protein encodes MNLMYSKNRFFFFSKLLLTVLFLVTTFSGIAIAADKNDILRIRWVIDEALRSNPDFKSAKLIWDASKERVPQVSALDDPDLGFTYYGDQMGEIQAGFMASQKIPFFGKLRLRGEVAENEANAIGERYRALERDIVANAKSAFYELYWVHKSIRINEENRELLQRFVKIAEIKYATAKATQQDVLKAQVELSDIMNELITLEQLKETAMARINTLLNKHPETPLGIPEEVDITEFDVPIAELYKEAKKISPELETFKYRIDRNKAAYKLAKKQYYPDFTFGFNYNLTNDFSSPVGEGRDSYAGTLSINVPIFQKRKYDAGVREADARLKSSEKAYKNMENMTLFGVKDFHFRLQTAERLVNLYKGSIIPQAKQSLKAAEIGYQAGQVDFLNLIDSQRVLLAFNLAYYRAIADFGINLAELEKVVGIELSRKP; translated from the coding sequence ATGAATTTAATGTATAGTAAAAACAGATTCTTTTTTTTCTCCAAATTGTTGTTAACGGTGTTATTTCTTGTTACGACATTTAGTGGAATTGCAATAGCAGCAGATAAGAACGACATTTTGAGAATACGGTGGGTTATAGACGAAGCATTAAGATCAAATCCTGATTTCAAGTCGGCTAAATTGATTTGGGATGCGTCAAAAGAAAGGGTACCGCAGGTCAGCGCTTTAGATGACCCTGATTTGGGGTTCACTTATTATGGAGATCAAATGGGAGAGATACAGGCGGGGTTTATGGCGTCACAGAAGATACCGTTCTTTGGCAAACTCAGGTTAAGGGGAGAAGTTGCTGAGAATGAGGCAAATGCCATTGGAGAAAGATATAGAGCATTGGAAAGAGATATTGTAGCAAACGCCAAATCGGCATTTTATGAGTTGTATTGGGTGCATAAGTCAATACGTATAAACGAGGAAAACAGAGAACTTTTACAAAGATTTGTAAAGATTGCAGAAATAAAATACGCCACGGCTAAAGCGACACAACAGGATGTTCTGAAGGCGCAGGTAGAGCTTTCCGATATAATGAACGAATTAATCACTCTGGAACAGTTAAAAGAAACCGCAATGGCAAGGATAAATACCTTATTAAATAAACATCCCGAAACACCGCTTGGTATTCCGGAAGAGGTTGATATTACTGAATTTGATGTTCCAATTGCGGAACTTTATAAAGAGGCAAAGAAGATCAGCCCGGAACTCGAAACTTTTAAATACAGGATAGATAGAAACAAAGCCGCTTATAAACTTGCAAAAAAACAGTACTACCCTGATTTTACGTTCGGATTTAATTATAACCTAACTAATGATTTTTCATCACCTGTTGGAGAGGGCAGGGATTCGTATGCAGGCACACTGAGCATTAACGTACCAATCTTTCAGAAAAGGAAATATGACGCAGGCGTAAGAGAGGCGGATGCCAGGCTCAAATCCAGTGAAAAGGCGTATAAGAACATGGAAAATATGACACTCTTCGGAGTGAAAGACTTTCATTTCAGGTTACAGACAGCAGAGAGGTTGGTTAATCTTTACAAGGGAAGTATTATACCACAGGCAAAACAGTCACTTAAAGCGGCAGAGATCGGTTACCAGGCAGGTCAGGTAGACTTCCTGAATCTTATTGACAGCCAGAGAGTCTTGCTTGCTTTTAACCTTGCATATTACAGGGCTATTGCTGATTTCGGCATAAACCTGGCAGAGCTGGAAAAAGTAGTCGGGATTGAGCTATCCAGGAAACCGTAA